A single region of the Polycladomyces subterraneus genome encodes:
- a CDS encoding NADPH-dependent FMN reductase, protein MNIVAVSGSMNPESTTRKAVEIVSKAAEAEGAEVRRVDLRKLNLPVYDCREDESTYPESVHLFKQWMMEADAFIIGSPEYHGSVSGALKNALDFIGARELEGKFVALVGTSGGALGATNTLNTLNIICRTLHAWPLPSMPSVPQSYQAFRPDGTLKDEKLQHRLEQLGRQLVKAVRMAVKGSA, encoded by the coding sequence ATGAACATCGTTGCCGTATCCGGTAGTATGAATCCGGAATCCACGACGAGGAAAGCAGTGGAGATCGTATCAAAAGCCGCAGAAGCCGAAGGAGCCGAGGTGCGACGGGTCGATCTGCGCAAATTGAATCTGCCGGTGTACGATTGCCGTGAGGATGAATCCACTTATCCGGAATCGGTGCACCTGTTCAAACAATGGATGATGGAAGCCGACGCGTTCATAATCGGATCGCCGGAGTATCACGGCAGTGTATCTGGGGCGCTCAAAAATGCGCTCGATTTTATCGGGGCACGGGAATTGGAAGGAAAATTCGTCGCCTTGGTTGGGACCTCAGGCGGTGCGCTGGGTGCGACCAACACGCTCAACACACTGAACATCATTTGCCGCACGCTGCATGCGTGGCCGCTGCCGTCCATGCCGTCGGTGCCCCAGTCCTATCAGGCGTTTCGACCGGACGGCACGCTGAAGGATGAAAAATTACAGCACCGCTTGGAGCAACTGGGACGCCAGCTAGTGAAAGCCGTAAGGATGGCAGTCAAAGGATCAGCGTAA
- the mntR gene encoding transcriptional regulator MntR — translation MPTPSMEDYLENIYKLIDQKGYARVSDIAEALDVHPSSVTKMVQKLDKDKYLVYEKYRGLVLTPKGKKIGKRLVDRHDLLEDFLRLIGVSEEKIYQDVEGIEHHLSWDSITCIEYLVEYFQRNPERIAELRALKEADEVSEADPDGEREKRVD, via the coding sequence ATGCCGACACCCAGCATGGAGGATTATTTGGAAAATATCTACAAATTGATCGATCAGAAGGGTTATGCGCGCGTTTCCGACATTGCCGAAGCGTTGGACGTGCACCCCTCGTCCGTCACCAAGATGGTGCAGAAACTGGACAAAGACAAATACTTGGTATATGAGAAGTATCGCGGCTTGGTACTCACCCCGAAAGGCAAAAAAATCGGTAAACGGTTGGTGGACCGCCACGATCTTTTGGAGGATTTCCTGCGCCTCATCGGTGTGAGTGAAGAGAAGATCTACCAGGATGTCGAGGGGATTGAACATCATCTCAGCTGGGATTCCATCACGTGCATTGAATATCTGGTGGAATATTTCCAGCGAAATCCGGAACGGATTGCAGAGCTGCGGGCGCTCAAAGAGGCTGACGAGGTTTCAGAAGCGGATCCGGACGGGGAAAGAGAAAAAAGGGTGGATTAA